From Pseudofrankia saprophytica, a single genomic window includes:
- a CDS encoding carbonic anhydrase, whose amino-acid sequence MPDLAPASPADAYAALLEGNARFVHGERLHPNQDADRRSAVVPRQRPFAVLFGCSDSRLAAEIIFDRGLGDLFVVRTAGHVAGPEVLGSIEYGVHVLGAPLVVVLGHDSCGAVTAASEADRDGVAPAGYIGDVVERVMPSILWARAAGCTDIDQFVEAHIRRTVDGLVGRSALLATEVAAGRCAIVGLSYRLADGTVSVVSGKGPLPQVVR is encoded by the coding sequence ATGCCCGACCTCGCACCCGCCTCGCCTGCCGACGCGTATGCGGCCCTGCTGGAGGGCAACGCGCGGTTTGTGCATGGGGAACGGCTGCATCCCAATCAGGACGCCGACCGCCGATCAGCGGTGGTGCCACGGCAACGCCCGTTCGCGGTGCTGTTCGGATGTTCCGACTCCAGACTCGCCGCCGAGATCATCTTTGACCGGGGGCTGGGCGACCTGTTCGTGGTCCGTACCGCCGGCCATGTCGCGGGACCCGAGGTGCTGGGCAGCATCGAGTACGGCGTCCACGTGCTGGGGGCACCGCTGGTCGTCGTCCTTGGTCATGACTCGTGCGGCGCCGTCACCGCCGCATCCGAGGCTGACCGGGACGGGGTCGCACCGGCTGGCTATATCGGAGACGTGGTGGAGCGGGTCATGCCCAGCATCCTGTGGGCGCGCGCGGCAGGATGCACCGACATCGACCAGTTCGTCGAGGCGCACATACGCCGGACGGTCGACGGACTGGTGGGACGGTCGGCCCTCCTGGCGACCGAGGTCGCGGCAGGCCGGTGCGCGATCGTCGGGCTGTCCTACCGCCTGGCGGACGGCACCGTCAGCGTCGTGTCCGGTAAGGGGCCTCTCCCCCAGGTGGTCCGGTGA
- a CDS encoding TetR/AcrR family transcriptional regulator: MLDAAVALVHEQGISTGLEGIAFDEVVRRAEVSRTSAYRRWPKRDQFYGEALLRLASGTILPAPETSVTGPAAKVVVDYAHRLNSPQERRNLVVELLRVSIGKDYEVVSTAPEWRTFTSLLASHQRISNEDVREAVAAELVATERRAVEVRARAYALFTALLGYRLAPPLAGPDGFELMSRAAGATMTGLLTKLNLSDPDGQVPRRMRAFGSTEYAEWTPAVYIITSTVLGYIEPDPGIEWSPARVDDLLTAITGFTSQA; encoded by the coding sequence ATGCTCGATGCCGCCGTCGCGCTCGTGCACGAACAAGGCATCTCCACCGGCCTGGAGGGGATTGCGTTCGACGAAGTCGTCCGACGGGCGGAAGTCTCGCGGACGTCCGCATATCGCAGGTGGCCCAAGCGCGACCAGTTCTACGGCGAAGCACTCCTGAGGCTGGCAAGCGGCACCATCCTCCCCGCACCAGAGACGAGCGTCACCGGTCCTGCGGCCAAGGTCGTGGTGGACTATGCCCACCGGCTGAATTCCCCTCAGGAGCGCCGCAACCTCGTGGTCGAGCTGCTCCGCGTGTCCATCGGCAAGGACTACGAGGTGGTCAGTACGGCTCCTGAGTGGCGGACCTTCACCAGCCTGCTGGCAAGCCACCAGCGCATCAGTAACGAAGATGTACGCGAAGCGGTCGCCGCCGAGCTGGTCGCCACGGAACGTCGCGCCGTCGAGGTACGAGCCCGAGCGTATGCGTTGTTCACCGCACTACTCGGATACCGCCTCGCCCCACCGCTGGCTGGACCCGACGGATTCGAACTCATGAGTCGCGCGGCCGGAGCCACCATGACGGGTCTGCTCACAAAGCTCAATCTCAGCGATCCCGACGGTCAGGTTCCGCGGCGTATGCGAGCCTTCGGAAGCACCGAGTACGCGGAATGGACGCCCGCCGTATACATAATCACCTCGACCGTCCTCGGTTACATCGAACCCGATCCCGGGATCGAATGGAGTCCGGCCCGAGTCGACGATCTGCTGACCGCCATCACGGGTTTCACCTCGCAGGCCTGA
- a CDS encoding terpene synthase family protein — translation MITIHNQETGQDAMNGEQILTVHEAARSWQPNRNAAEALAHTVEWLTYFQVYTPRAERYATLSAWVYPLAPLPELELACDISSFFRIYDDFTDDLAADISRINVISAELTGILYGRPPKSHMGMIFSDLWTRQIISSPDQWVARASEHWEWYFNTQATYAAMRDRRLDTTVEEYLELRQGNGAVPLCLVLGEKVNFTYLAPYIHHCTQLRLLRKLASDIIVYCNDVYSSVRDAKRDDPRNLITIIRDQDGCDWQEARARCEREMRTLDESMHTTKQRLDTACDVLQFTDAERAQARMGARIVDDWNWGYQAWAAANELLMDTDPPREEISRMLTSPRAA, via the coding sequence GTGATCACCATTCACAACCAGGAGACAGGCCAAGACGCGATGAATGGCGAGCAGATCCTCACCGTGCACGAAGCTGCGCGCTCCTGGCAGCCGAACAGGAACGCTGCCGAAGCCCTGGCGCACACCGTCGAATGGCTAACCTACTTCCAGGTCTACACGCCCCGAGCTGAGAGGTACGCCACACTTTCAGCCTGGGTGTACCCTCTGGCCCCGCTGCCGGAGTTGGAACTCGCTTGCGACATCAGCAGCTTCTTTCGGATCTACGACGACTTCACGGACGACCTGGCGGCGGATATCAGCCGCATCAACGTGATCAGCGCGGAGCTCACCGGGATTCTGTACGGGAGACCCCCGAAGTCCCACATGGGGATGATCTTCAGTGATCTGTGGACCCGGCAGATCATCAGTTCGCCGGACCAGTGGGTGGCTCGGGCCAGCGAGCACTGGGAATGGTATTTCAACACGCAGGCCACGTACGCGGCGATGCGGGACCGGCGGCTGGACACGACGGTCGAAGAGTACTTGGAACTACGCCAGGGAAACGGCGCGGTGCCGCTGTGCCTGGTGCTCGGCGAGAAGGTGAACTTCACCTACCTGGCGCCGTACATCCACCACTGCACACAGTTGCGACTGCTGCGCAAGTTGGCCAGCGACATCATCGTGTACTGCAACGACGTCTACTCGTCGGTCCGCGACGCGAAGCGTGACGACCCGCGCAACCTGATCACGATCATCCGCGACCAGGACGGCTGCGACTGGCAGGAGGCGAGAGCCCGCTGCGAGCGGGAGATGCGAACGCTCGACGAGTCGATGCACACCACAAAGCAGCGCCTTGACACGGCCTGCGACGTGCTGCAGTTCACCGACGCGGAACGCGCCCAGGCCCGGATGGGAGCGCGGATCGTCGACGACTGGAACTGGGGTTACCAGGCGTGGGCCGCCGCCAACGAGCTGCTGATGGACACGGATCCGCCGCGCGAGGAGATCTCTCGCATGCTCACCTCACCGCGGGCGGCCTAG
- a CDS encoding cytochrome P450: protein MSTVIPQSSGAESDAAIPPPGCPAHAAFAQGAALTALYGPEAQHDPGAVYEKLRAEHGGIAPVELEGGVPAWLVLGYRENMEVARTPSRFTRDARLWRDWNEGRIAADDPLLQLIGWRPDVVSYDGEEHQRLRAAVNECLTRFDRGGTRRHVQRYANQLIDGFVEDGRADLVTQFAAHLPMLVLSRLVGLSEGYGRKLVEAIVGMVSGGEEAYAHNQYIISTLQSLTQARRKTPAHDLASWFIQHPSGLTDEEVLNHLRVVIVLGYETTTNLVSNTLRMVLTDPRFRASLTGGLMTLPDAVEQMLWDDPPLLVCPARFATHDMHFADKEIREGDMLLLGIAAGNADPEIRPDPGAPMHGNRSHLAFSRGPHECSGQEIARAITDTGVDVLLNRLPDLHLAVPEDQLTWTASTWSRHLDALPVTFAPQRRLALRSAPAAPAASAPVEPSAAKDALAAVAEAEAQAESDTRGGFWAALVGLFRRRR, encoded by the coding sequence GTGTCGACAGTCATACCCCAGTCATCAGGCGCGGAATCGGACGCTGCGATCCCGCCGCCGGGGTGTCCGGCGCACGCGGCCTTCGCACAGGGTGCCGCACTGACCGCGCTCTACGGCCCGGAAGCGCAGCACGATCCCGGCGCGGTCTACGAGAAGCTCCGCGCGGAACACGGCGGGATCGCCCCGGTGGAACTCGAGGGTGGCGTCCCGGCCTGGCTGGTGCTCGGTTACCGGGAGAACATGGAGGTCGCGCGCACCCCGAGCCGGTTCACCCGGGACGCCCGGCTCTGGCGGGACTGGAACGAGGGCAGGATCGCCGCGGACGACCCGCTGCTTCAGCTCATCGGATGGCGTCCCGACGTCGTGTCCTACGACGGCGAGGAGCATCAGCGGCTGCGCGCCGCGGTCAACGAGTGCCTGACCAGGTTCGACCGGGGCGGCACCCGGCGGCACGTGCAGCGCTACGCGAACCAGCTGATCGACGGCTTCGTCGAGGACGGCCGCGCGGACCTGGTGACCCAGTTCGCCGCGCACCTTCCGATGCTCGTGCTGAGCCGGTTGGTCGGCCTGAGCGAGGGGTACGGCCGGAAACTGGTCGAAGCCATCGTCGGCATGGTCAGCGGTGGCGAGGAGGCGTACGCGCACAACCAGTACATCATCAGCACCCTGCAGTCGCTGACCCAGGCGCGGCGCAAAACCCCCGCGCACGACCTGGCGTCCTGGTTCATCCAGCACCCCTCGGGGCTGACCGACGAGGAGGTGCTCAACCACCTGCGCGTGGTGATCGTGCTGGGCTACGAGACCACGACGAACCTGGTCTCGAACACGCTGCGGATGGTGCTGACCGACCCCCGCTTCCGCGCGTCGCTCACCGGTGGGCTCATGACGCTGCCGGACGCGGTCGAGCAGATGCTGTGGGACGATCCGCCGCTGCTGGTCTGCCCGGCGCGGTTCGCCACGCACGACATGCATTTCGCCGACAAGGAGATTCGCGAGGGCGACATGCTGCTGCTCGGCATCGCGGCGGGCAACGCGGATCCGGAGATCCGCCCGGATCCCGGCGCGCCGATGCACGGCAACCGCTCGCATCTGGCGTTCAGCCGGGGCCCGCACGAGTGCTCGGGGCAGGAGATCGCCCGCGCCATCACCGACACCGGCGTCGACGTGTTGCTCAACCGGTTGCCCGACCTGCACCTCGCGGTGCCGGAGGACCAGTTGACCTGGACCGCCTCGACCTGGTCCCGGCACCTTGACGCGCTCCCGGTCACGTTCGCCCCGCAGCGCCGCCTGGCCCTGCGGTCTGCGCCAGCCGCCCCGGCGGCCTCCGCCCCGGTCGAGCCGAGTGCCGCCAAGGACGCGCTGGCGGCGGTGGCCGAGGCCGAAGCGCAGGCCGAGTCGGACACCCGCGGTGGCTTCTGGGCCGCGCTGGTCGGCCTGTTCCGCCGTCGGCGCTAG
- a CDS encoding GTP-binding protein, which yields MDSRGSELAVGPAREDALPASATTAVKIVVVGGFGVGKTTLVGSVSEIRPLTTEETMTEVSVGVDDVRGVEQKDATTVAMDFGRISINEQLVLYLFGTPGQQRFWFLWTGLFEGALGAVVLVDTRRLEASFDVIGRLEDGGVPFIVAVNVFPDAPTHPLEAVRAALDLPAAVPIVACDARSRASSRDTLLALMRYLYRLSTQSAAPVAASAATE from the coding sequence ATGGACTCCAGAGGCTCTGAGCTGGCCGTCGGACCGGCGCGCGAGGACGCGCTGCCCGCCTCGGCCACCACCGCGGTCAAGATCGTCGTGGTCGGTGGGTTCGGCGTCGGCAAGACGACCCTGGTCGGCTCCGTCAGCGAGATCAGACCGCTGACGACCGAGGAGACGATGACCGAGGTCAGCGTCGGTGTGGACGACGTCCGCGGGGTCGAGCAGAAGGACGCGACCACCGTGGCCATGGACTTCGGCCGGATCAGCATCAACGAGCAACTGGTGCTCTACCTGTTCGGCACGCCCGGACAGCAGCGCTTCTGGTTCCTGTGGACCGGTCTGTTCGAGGGAGCCCTTGGCGCCGTCGTGCTGGTCGACACCCGGCGGCTCGAGGCCAGCTTCGACGTCATCGGGCGGCTCGAGGACGGCGGCGTGCCGTTCATCGTGGCCGTCAACGTCTTCCCGGACGCCCCGACCCACCCGCTGGAAGCGGTGCGTGCCGCGCTGGATCTGCCGGCCGCCGTGCCGATCGTCGCGTGCGATGCGCGCAGCCGGGCCTCGAGCCGGGACACCCTGCTGGCCCTCATGCGCTACCTGTACCGGCTGTCCACCCAGTCCGCGGCCCCGGTGGCCGCCTCAGCCGCCACGGAGTAA